In Crinalium epipsammum PCC 9333, the genomic window GCCGCCAACAACACCGATAGCTGCACCGATTCCTAGCCTGATCATCAAACCAAAGAAGGCTTCAATCGGATCAGTATCAGCATTTAAAATCGTATCTAGTACTACAACTGCCAGAATTGCCCCTACAGGATCGATTAAAACGCCTTCTCCTTCTAGCAGGGTGGCAACTTGGCGATCTACTTTTACGTGCTTAAGTAAGGGACTAATTACTGTTGGTCCTGTGACGACAACTAGAGAAGCATAGAGAAATGCGATCGCCCAAGGAAATTCTCCTAACCAGTGCGCCGCCATTCCACCCCCAAATAGGGTGATCAGTGTTCCAAAAGTAACTAAATTCCGCAAACTACCAGAAACTTTTCCCAGTTCATGCAGTTCTAGATTTAATCCTCCTTCAAATAAAATAACTGCCACCGTTAAAGCGACAATTACTTCTAAACCAACGCCTAAGTCTTGGGGATGTAACAACTGGATGCCATCGTGACCAAGCAATATACCCAGTATTAATAAAAAGACGATACTGGGAACTTTAATTAATTCAGCCAGCACTTGGGCAGTAATGCCTGCAATGACGGCGATAACTATTTGCAGGGTAATTTCAAAGGATGCTTCCATATACTTAGTTGTCCCAGGCGATCAGCTTGGTTCTCAACTTGAGGGTTTAATTACAGAAAAGCTTTTACCAATCTGTTTATTCATCACGCAATTTTAAAAATTAGACACTGCGGCTCAAGATTCGAGCAGTTTAATAAGCTAGTGCTGAAATTAAAACTTTAGCATAGCTATCAAGGCTGATCTTTAACTACATATTGATCAATTCGTCAGAACTCCATCAGGAAGGCAATTCAAATACTGGGATTTTTGGATTTATGGCGTTTTTTAAATAAATCTGGCGTTATTAAACCTTGAGGGAAAAATATTGTTCCGATCACAATTAGTAACCCAAAAATAATTAACCGCCCGTCGCGCAAAAATCCCGCCAACCAATTAGGTAAACCCCCTGTATCTGCGATCGCTCTTAGCACTTCAGGCAACGCTGTAAATACCATACCCCCTAAAACTGGTCCCAAAAAGGTTCTGCTGCCACCAATTAACACCGATGTTAAGTAGATAATACTGGCATCAAAAGTTCCCTGACGCGCATTCCAAGTATTGAGAAAATGGGCGCTAACAGCCCCAACAACACCCGCTAAGATAGCTCCCAGCGTAAATGCTAATACTTTATAGTAAGTTGGGTTAATGCCCATCGCACCAGCAGCTAATTCATCTTCGCGAATAGCAATAAACGCGCGTCCTACGCGAATGCGCTCTAGACGGTAGAGAATTAACATACTCATAAAGAGCAAAGGCACTGCAATCCACAAATACTCGATAGGTGTTTGAAAAGGTTGGGGAATACCAAATATCCCCACAGCGCCTCCAGTAATATCTAAGTTCAAAGAGAAAACGCGCAGAATTTCGACAAAAGCAATAGTTGCGATCGCTAAATAAATTCCCCGTAACCTTAGTGCTGGAATTCCTACAATTACACCTAGTAAACCACTTACTACACCC contains:
- a CDS encoding branched-chain amino acid ABC transporter permease, translating into MDFFNTYGFLIVSMLLGALLGLSLYLPLMAGQLSLASPGFYALGGYIAAILATKVFPSTDALFPIPLLLLEMLIAGVVSGLLGVIVGIPALRLRGIYLAIATIAFVEILRVFSLNLDITGGAVGIFGIPQPFQTPIEYLWIAVPLLFMSMLILYRLERIRVGRAFIAIREDELAAGAMGINPTYYKVLAFTLGAILAGVVGAVSAHFLNTWNARQGTFDASIIYLTSVLIGGSRTFLGPVLGGMVFTALPEVLRAIADTGGLPNWLAGFLRDGRLIIFGLLIVIGTIFFPQGLITPDLFKKRHKSKNPSI